GGCGCATCACCTGGCCGTCGACCCAGCTCTCGGTCGCGCGCCCGCCCGGGGCGAGCCGCGACATCGTCCTGCTGCGCGGCATCGAGCCGAGCATGCGCTGGCGCCAGTTCTGCGCCGAGCTGCTCGCCGGCGCCGACGAGCTCGGGGTCGAGATGGTGGTCACGCTGGGCGCGTTGCTCGCCGACACGCCGCACACGCGACCCATCCCCGTGACCGGGACGGCCTCCGAGCCCGAGCTCGCCGACCGGCTGAAGCTCGACCAGTCGCGCTACGAGGGACCGACGGGCATCGTCGGGGTCTTCGAGGATGCCTGCACCCGGTTGGACTTCCCGGCCGTGTCGTTCTGGGCGGCGGTCCCCCACTACGTCGCCCAGCCGCCGTGCCCCAAGGCGACCCTGGCGCTGCTCGGCCAGCTCGAGGACCTGCTGGAGATCAGCATCCCGCTCGGCACCCTGCCCGAGGACGCCCGGGCGTGGGAGCGCGGGGTGGACGAGCTGGCGGAGGACGACGAGGAGATCGCCGACTACGTGCGGGCACTCGAGGAGAGCCGCGACACCGCCGAGCTCCCCGAGGCCAGCGGCGAGGCGATCGCCCGCGAGTTCGAGCGCTACCTCAAGCGGCGCGACGACTCGCAGACCGACTGAGCGGACCCGAGCGGCGTCAGAGGCGGACGCCGAGGGCGGCGTCGACGAGGCGGCGTACGGCGTCTCCCCCGCCGGACCCGCTGACCGCCCAGGCGTCCAGCGCCGCGAGCGCACGCGGGGCGTCGAGGTCGGCACGCAGTGCGGTGAGCACCTCGCCGCACACGGGCCCGGCGTCGCCGTCGGGGCGCGACGCGGCCGCCTCACGCCAGGTCGCCAGCCGCGTCTCGGCAGCGCGCAGCAGGTCGCTGCTCCACTCCCAGTCGCTGCGGTAGTGCTGGGAGAGCAGGGCGAGTCGGATGGCGACGGGCTCGACACCTGCCGTCCGGAGCCGGGAGACGAACTCGAGGTTGCCGAGGGACTTCGACATCTTCTCGCCGTCGAGCGCCACCATCCCGGTGTGGACGTAGGCACGGGCGAACCGCTCGCCGTTCGCGACCACCTGGGTCTGCGCGGCCGACATCTCGTGGTGCGGGAAGACCAGGTCGCTCCCCCCGCCCTGGACGTCGAGGGGCCCCCCGGCGTGGGCACGGGCGATCGCCGAGCACTCCGTGTGCCACCCGGGGCGCCCGCGACCCAGCGAGGAGTCCCAGGCAGGCTCGTCCGGACGCTCGGCGCGCCACAGCAGGCAGTCGAGCGGGTCCTTCTTGCCGGGACGGTCGGGGTCGCCGCCGCGCTCGGCGAAGATCGCCGCCATCTGCTCACGGGTCCAGCCGGAGACCTCTCCGAAGGTCGGGTCGGCGGAGACGGAGAAGTAGAGGTCGTCCTCGACCGCGTAGACCGATCCCGCGGCGCGGAGCTCCTCGATCATCTCCACGACGAGCGGGATGGACTCGACGACGCCGATGTAGGCAGCCGGAGCGAGGACGTTGAGCGCCTCCATGTCGGTGCGGAACAGGTCGGTCTGGCGCTGCGCGAGCTCGCGCCAGTCCTCGCCGTCACGGGTGGCGCGCTCGAGCAACGGGTCGTCGACGTCGGTGACGTTCTGGACGTACTGCACCCGGTGGCCGGCGGTGCGCCACGCCCGGTTGAGCAGGTCGAAGGCGACATACGTCGCGGCGTGGCCGAGGTGCGTGGCGTCGTACGGCGTGATGCCACAGACGTAGAGCCGCGCCGTGCCGTCGGCGGGGGTCAGCTCCATCAGGGAGTCGGAGGCGGTGTCGTGCACACGCACGGCCACGTCGGCGACGGCCGATGCCAGGTCGCTGACGTCGGGCGGGTCGATACTCGGCCAGGCGTGCATGGGGTCAGTCTAGGGAGGGGGTCTCAGAAGGCGGGCCATGGGATGGCCGGCCACTCACCACTGGGGAAGGGCAGTGCCCCGGTGCGTAGCAGGTCCTGGCAGCGCCGCCGGCAGGCACGGACCTCCGCCGAGGTCACGTGCGCATCCAGAGCCATCGCCAGCGGGCTCTCCTGGTCGCCGAGCTCGTCCACGAGAGCCGTGACCGCGGCCCGCTCGTCGGGCAGCAGCGCCTCGCCCGCCCAGCCCCACAGCACGGTGCGCAGCTTGGGGTCGACGCTCATCGACACGCCGTGGTCGACGCCGTAGCGGTGGCCGCCGTCGACGGCGATCACGTGCCCGCCCTTGCGGTCGCCGTTGTTGATGACCGCGTCGAAGACCGCCATGCGGCGCAGCGCGGCGCAGTCCTCGTGGACGAGGTCGACCGGGTGGCCGTCCCCGTCGATCGCCGAGAGCACGTGCCGGAACCCCGGGGCCGGGGTGCCCTCGGGCACCAGGTCCACCGGCTGCGCGCTCGGGTCCGGCTCGACGTAGAGCTGGACCATCCCCGGTCCCGCCGGACCGTCGCGCAGCACGGTCGGGGGCACGACCTCCCAGCCGAGGGCCTCACTCACGAGGTACGCCGCCACCTCGCGGCCGGCGAGGGTCCCGTCGGGGAAGTCCCACAGCGGGCGCTCCCCCGCGACGGGCTTGTAGACGGCACGCACGCCGTCGATCTCCACCAGCAGCGTGGCGTTCGAGGCGGGCAGGATCCGCCCGACGACCGTCAGCTCCGCGTCCGCCAGCAGCGGTGCCGTGGTCGCGAGGGGCTCACGCACCGGACCGCTTGAAGCCGTTGGCGCGCGGACACAGGTGACCCTCCGGGTCGACCGGTCCCCCGCAGAACGGGCACGGCGCCCGGCCGGCGGCGACCACCCGCTCGGCGCGCTCGCAGAAGGCGCGCGCCTGACCGGGTCGCAGCCGGACGAGCAGGATCTCCGCGGGCTCGGGTTCGCTGATCTCCTCCTCCGGCTGGTCGGGCGCGATGACCGACTCCTCGGTGAAGGGGAAGACTTCGACCACCACGCTGTCGTCGCTGTCGTCCCAGGCCAGCGTCATGGTGCCGGCGCGGAACTCCTCGACGATCGGCTGCTCCAGCGGCAGGTCGTCGGCGAGGTCCTTCGGGGTCACGGCCGGCACGACGACGTCCTCACCGGCCGCCCGCATCACCTCGTCGAGGAGCTCGTCGATGCGGTGGGCCAGCGCTGCGACCTGCTGCTTCTCGAGCGCGACCGTGGTGATCCGAGTGCCGGCGCGGGCCTGCAGGAAGAAGGTGCGTTGTCCTGGCTCGCCCACGGTCCCGGCGACGAAGCGCTCGGGAGGGTCGAAGCGGTGGATGACCGGCATGGTTCGACTCTAGGGGCACTGGTCCAGCGGGCTCAGACCCCGGTCGTGCCACCGACCACGGCGTCGCCGTCGGCGGCTGTCGCGCGCCGCTTGCGCTTGCGTGGCGGCGGGGCCAGGTGGGCCAGGGAGCCGGCTTGGGTGTTGGTCGCGAGCACGAAGGCCCGTTGGGGGGTGTAGCGCACCACCGACAGCGACCCGGGGTCCACGACGATGCGCTGGAACTCGTCGAGGTGCAGGCCGAGGGCGTCGGCGAGGATCGCCTTGATCACGTCACCGTGGCTGACCGCGACCCAGATCGCGTCCGCGCCGTGCTCCTCCTCGGCCACGCGGTCCCAGCGGCGTACGGCCTCCACCCCCCGGGCGGACATCGCCGCCAGGGACTCCCCGCCCGGGAAGTGCGCGGCCGAGGGGTGCGCCTGCACCGTGCGCCACATCGGCTCCTTGGTGAGGGCCCGGATCGGCTGGTTCGTCCACGTCCCGTAGTCGCACTCGGTGAGGCCCTTCTCGCGGGTCACCGGCACGTCGAGGTCCAGCCCGGCGAGCAGGCCCTTGGCCGTCTCGCGACACCGCTCGAGGGGGCTCGTCACCACGGCGGTCGGACGCAGGCCGACGAGCCGCTCCCCCGCCTCTCGTGCCTGGCGTACGCCGTGGTCGTCGAGGTGCACGCCGCGTGAGCGCCCCGCGAGGACACCTGCGGTATTGGCCGAGCTCCGCCCGTGCCGGGCCAGGATGACGGTCGCCATGGTGGCCGAGCCTAGACCTCAGGCGGTCAGGACCCCGCCGGTGAGAAGGCCCAGGACCGCCACGCCGAGGACGACGCGGTAGACGACGAACGGCGTGTAGGAACGGGTGGAGACGTAGCGCAGCAGCCAGGCGATGGCGGCGTACCCGACCACGAACGCGATCGCGGTCGCGAAGATGGTCGGTCCCCAGCCGTAGGGGTTGGTCGAGCCGGAGACGTCCTTGAGCTTGTAGACCCCGGCGCCCACGACCGCGGGGACAGCGAGCAGGAAGGCGAAGCGGGTGGCCGCCGCACGGTCGAGGCCCAGGACGCGTCCCATCGAGATCGTCGCCCCGGACCGGGAGACGCCGGGCACCAGCGCCGCGGACTGCGCCAGGCCCATGAGGACGGCGTCGCGCAGGCGCAGGTCGTCGGTGGTGCGCCTCATGGAGCCCCAGCGGTCGGCTGCACCGAGGACGAGGCCCATGGCGATGAGCATCACCGCGACCACCCAGAGGCTGCGGAACTCCCGGTCGATGAGGTCCTCCAGGGTCAGCCCGAGGATCACGACCGGGATCGAGCCGATGATCACGTACCACCCCATCCGTGAGTCGAGGTGGCCGCGCAGCTCGGGTCGGAAGAGGGACCGGACCCAGGCGTTGCCGATGCGCCAGATGTCGTGGCGGAAGTAGAGCAGCACGGCGACCTCGGTGCCGATCTGCGAGACCGCGGTGAAGGCCGCACCGGGGTCCTCCCAGCCGAACAGCTCCGGGAAGATGCGCAGGTGGGCGCTGCTGGAGATCGGCAGGAACTCCGTGAGGCCCTGCAGCAGGCCGAGCACGGCAGCCTGGAGGTAGTCGAGCACCGCGCAAGGCTACGGCGAGCCGAGCAGCGCGCGCGAACGGGTGCCCGCTAGGTTTCCAGGCATGCAGCAGCGCGCGCTCGGCCGATCCGGCCTGCGGGTCTCCCGGCTGGGGCTGGGCACCCTGACCTGGGGCCGGGACACCGACGAGCACGAGGCCCGGGACCAGCTCCGGGCCTTCGTCGACGCCGGCGGCACCCTCGTCGACACCGCCGCGGGCTACGGCGACGGTGCCAGCGAAGAGCTCCTGGGGTCGTTGGTGGGTGACGTCGTCGCCCGCGACGACCTCGTGATTGCGACCAAGGCGGGCATCGGCCGGGTCCGCGGCGAGCGGGTCACCGACCTGTCCCGCGGCCGCATGCTGCGCACGCTCGACGCGTCGCTGCAGCGGCTCGGTGTCGACCACGTGGACCTCTGGCAGGTGCACACCTGGTCCGACGACGTCCCGCTCGAGGAGACCCTCGGGGCGCTCGAGACCGCCGTCACCAGCGGTCGGGCGGCGTACGTCGGGGTGTCCAACTACGCCGGCTGGCAGCTCGCTCGCGCCGCCACCCTCAGCGCGGGCGGGGTCGCGCCGGTGGTCGTGCACCAGGGTGAGTACTCCCTGCTCAACCGGGCCGTCGAGGCCGAGGTCGTCCCGTGCGCCCAGGCGCTGGGCATCGGTCTGCTGCCGTGGTCCCCACTGGGCCGGGGCGTGCTGACGGGCAAGTACCGCACCGGTACGCCGGCCGACTCCCGCGCCGCTTCCCCGCACTTCTCCGGGTTCGTCGGCGCCTACCTCAACCCGTCGGCCCAACGTGTGGTCGAGGCGGTGGCCGCCGCCGCCGACGGGCTCGGTTGGTCCCTGATGGAGGTCGCGCTCGCGTGGGTACGCGACCGTCCGGGCGTGACCGCACCGATCCTGGGGGCGCGCACGGCAGACCAGCTGCGCGGGTCCCTGACGGTGGAGGACTGCGTCCTGCCCGCGGAGATCATCGAGGCGCTCGACGACGTGTCGAGCGGGGAGGGTTCATGAGCCATCGTCTCGACAAGGCCGCCAAGGCGCAGGCCCGCCGGGCCCTGGGCCCGGGCGTGGAGTACGAGTTCGAGCGGCTCGTGCTGTCGCGCGAGCACTCGCGGTCGTTTGTGACCCGGCTGCTCGTCGACCGCGCCGAGCACGGCGGCTGGGAGCTGGTGCGCGTGCGCATCGACCACGACGGCACGCGTCGGGTCGTCCTGCGCCGCCGGATCATCCGGCAGCGCCAGCAGCAGCTGCTCCTCAGCTGACCGGACGTCCGAGATCGCCGAGGAAGCGGTCGAAGACCCGAGCGCCGAACTCCAGCGAGTCCACCGGCACCCGCTCGTCGACGCCGTGGAACAGCGCGGTGAAGTCCAGGTCGGCCGGCAACCGCAGCGGCGTGAAGCCGTAGGACTGCATCCCCAGCTTGCGGAAGTGCTTGGCGTCGGTGCCGCCGCTCATGAGGAACGGTGCGACGAGCGCGTCGGGGTCCTCGGCGAGCAGCGAGCGGTGCATGGTGTCGACCAGGTCACCCTCGTACGGCGACTCCCACGGCTGCTGGTGGCTGACGAAGTCGATGTCGACGTCCGGGCCGCAGAGCTCGGCGAGCGTCGCGAAGAACTCGTCCTCGAACCCGGGCAGGAAACGGCCGTCGACGTGGGCGCTGGCCTCGGTCGGGATCACGTTGACCTTGTAGCCGGCGTCGAGCATGGTCGGGTTCGCCGTGTTGCGGATGACGGCGCCGAGCATCCGCGCGGCGCTGCCGAACTCCTCGATCAGGGACTCGGCGTTCTCGGGCGTGGCCTCGGTCCCGGCCAGCTCGCCGATGCTGGCGAGCAGCACCTTCATCGTCGGCGTGAGCCGCACAGGCCAGGGGTGCGTGCCGATCCGCGCGACCGCCGCCGACAGCGCCGTGACGGCGTTCTCGCGGTTGATCATGGACCCGTGGCCGGCCCGGCCCCGGGAGGTCAGGCGCATCCAGGCCATCCCCTTCTCGGCGGCCTCCACGAGGTAGACCCGGCGCCCGCGGACGGTGGCGCTGAAGCCGCCGACCTCCCCGACCGCCTCGGTGCAGTCGGCGAGCCACTCGCGGTGCTGGTCGACGAGGATCTCCGCGCCACGGTGGCCACCGGCCTCCTCGTCGGCGGTGAAGCAGAGCACGAGGGGCCGGTCGGGCACGGCGCCGGCGCGCGCACGGGCGCGGACGGTGGAGAGCAGCATCGCGTCGAAGTCCTTCATGTCGACCGCGCCCCTCCCCCAGACCGCGCCGTCGTGGATCTCGCCGGAGAACGGGTGGACCTGCCAGTCGGAGGCATCCGCCGGCACGACGTCGAGGTGTCCGTGCAGCAGCAGCGGATCGCCCGACCCGCTGCCCCAGCGGGCGAGGACGTTGGCGCGGCCGGGCTCGCCCTCGACGATCGTCGCCTCGATCCCGACCTCGTCGAGCAGGGCGGCGACATGCTCGGCCGCCTTGCGCTCCCCGGGCCCGGAGTCGTCACCGTAGTTGGTGGTGTCGATGCGGATCAGGTCGCGACAGATCTCGACCACCTCGGCAGCGGGGTCGTAGGCCTGGTTGCTCGTCTCACCCGAGTGCTGCTGCTCCATGGGGCCCATGGTGGCCCATGCCCACAAGATCCGCCTCAGCGGCTGCTGCGTGCCGTGCGGCCCTTCACGATGCCCACCATCTCCTGGCACAGCGCGTCGTCGTCGGCGCGCGGCCACACCAGCGCGACGGTGGTCGGGTCGACCTCGTCGACCGGGCGCCAGATGAGGTCCTTGCGCTGGTGTGCCCGTGCGACGGACTGCGGCACGACCAGCAGGCCCTGTCCTCCGGCGACGAGCGCGGCGCGGTCCCGGGACGGGAGTGTCGGCGCGAGGTCGTCTTCGGTGAGCAGTTCCTCGCGCACGTCGTCGAGCGCGACCGCCTCGTGGTCGTCCAGCGCAGCCAGGACGTGGTCACGTGGGGCGAGGACGACCTGGCGCTCGTCGTACATCCGGACCACGTGGAGGCCCTCGGGCCCGAGCCCGCCCGCGGCGAGCAGCGGGAGCCTGGCGACACACATGCGGATGCGGCCCTCGGCCAGTGCCGCGACCTGCTCGTGCTCCTCGACGGGGACCACCTCGAGAGCTGGCCGCCGGACGCGCTCGGCCCACACCTTGGTCCACCGGCGGGCGACGACACCGGGGACGAGACCGAGGGGGAACGTCGGCGAGGGCACTGCTGGATCGGGCACTGCTGGATCGTAGGCTCCCGCCATGGTGCTGATCGCCTCGGACCTCGTGCGCGCCGCAGCGGTGGTCAGCCTCGTCGTGGGCACGGTGGTCTACGGATGGGTCGGTGCGGCGCTGTTCTTCCTCGTGCTGGGCGGGACCTTCGTGCCCCGCGCGGTCGGCGCCCGGCAGTGGCTGGACGCGCTCTACTGCGCGACCTTGATCTTCGGCGCGTGGGCGGCGCAGCTGGACTGGTACCTCGCCGTGGAGTGGCTCGACATCGCCGTGCACGCAGCGGCCACGGGCCTCATCGCCGCGGTCGCGTGGCGGTTGCTCGAGGTCCTCGGGGGCGTCGGCGACGCTCCCACCTCCGTCACCGTGATCGTCACCGCCTCGATGGCCACCGCGCTCGCAGCGGTGTGGGAGATCCTCGAGTGGGCCGGCAACCGCTGGATCGACTCGCGCATCCAGGTCGGCTACGACGACACCGTCGGCGACCTGGCAGCCGGCGTCGCAGGCGCCGTGGTCGCCGGGGTGGTCATCAGTCTCGCGCGCCGGCGCGAACGGGTCGACCGGTGACGCGCCCCCCGGTCTCCGTGGTCATCCCGGTGCGCGACGACGCCACTGAGCTCGCCGTCTGCCTGGAGCACCTGGCCCGCCAGCGGGTGGCTCCGTACGAGGTCGTCGTCGTCGACAACGGCTCCAGCGACGACTCCGCCGCGGTGGCGCTGGCGCACGGAGCACGCGTGGTCGCCGAGCCGCGGGTGGGGATCCCGTACGCGGCGGCGACGGGGTACGACGCCGCCGCCGGTGCGGTGATCGCGCGGCTCGACGCCGACTCGCGGCCCGGACCCGACTGGGTCGCCCAGGTAGGACTGGCGCTGGCGGTCCCCGGCGTCGACGCGGTCACAGGCCCGGGCCACTTCCACGACCTCCCACCGGTGCTCCGCCAGGTCGCCACGGCGCTGTATCTCGGCGCCTACTTCGTGCTCGGCACGCTGGCGATCGCGAAGGTGCCGCTGTGGGGATCCAGCATGGCGCTGCGCCGGACGAGCTGGGACCGCGTGCGCGACCAGGTCCATCGCGACGCCGACGTGCACGACGACATGGATCTGACGTTCGTCCTCGGGCCGCGGGCGCGGATCCGCTTCGACCGTCGCCTGGGCGTGGGTGTCTCCGCGCGCTCGCTGCGCGGAGGACCGCAGCTGCGGCGTCGGATGGGGCGTGCCGTGACGACGTTGCGCCTCAACTGGGCAATCGTGCCGCCGTGGCAGCGGTGGTGGACCCGGCTCAGCGTGCGCTGACTCGACGCATGCTGATCCAGCTCACCGCAGGGTGATCCAGATCAGCAGCTGCGTCACGAGGAAGCCGGTGACGAAGTTCAGCCACAGGAACCGGCGCCACCCGGCGTTGGCGCGCTCGCAGTCGCCGTCGGTGATGGTGAGGAACGGCGCGACGTTGGCGACGTACGGCAGCACGAGCACGCTCGCCAGCGTCGCCGGCCACGGGAGCACGAGCAGCAGGACGCCGGCGAGCACATAGGCGGCCAGTGCGAACCACGTGGTCGGCCGCGCGCCGAGGACGGTCCCGATCGACCCGATGCCGGCCTCGCGGTCGGCCGTCACGTCCTGCACGGCACCGAAGGCGTGGGAGCCGATGCCCCAGAGGAAGAAGCCCCCCAGCGCGGCCACCACCGTGAGGTCGAGGTCGACGTCTCCCCCGCGGGCCGCCGCCAGCGCGAGCCCATAGGCCGCGGGGCTGACGAAGTGGGTGCTCGAGGTCACCGAGTCGAGGAACGGGCGCTCCTTGAATCGCAGACGCGGTGCCGAGTAGGCCACGACCGCGAAGACGCTGACGGCGAGCACGGCGGCCGCCTGCGCCGACCCCAGCGCCAGCAGTGCCACGATGAACGGGAGGTTGGACAACGCCGCCGACCACAGGGTCGCGCGGTGCAGGCCCCGGTCGAGCACGACGCCCTCGACCCCGCCCTTGCGGGGGTTGCGCAGGTCGGACTCGTAGTCGAAGACGTCGTTCACGCCATACATCAACAGGTTGTAGGGCACGAGGAACCACACGCACCCGACCCAGAAGGCGACGTCGAGGCCACCCCCCGCCAGGAGGTACGCCGCCCCGAACGGGAAGGCGGTGTTGACCCACGACAGCGGTCGCGAGGAGGCCACGACCTGGCCGGCGCGCCTCATCGCCCGCGCCTCCCGGCGAGCAGCAGCACCAGCGACGGGACGAGGACAGCGGCGGCGATCGGCCAGGCGAAGTCCTCGATCGGGGCGAGCCCGACGTGAATCCCGGCTAGGGCGTCCTCGTCGAAGCGGAACAGGTCGGCGGCGATCATCAGCGAGTCGAACACCGCCGTGAGGACCACGAGACACAACGCGGTGAGCGCGGTCGCCGCCCACCAGCGGCGCGTGGGTCGGCGTACGACGACCGTCAGCAGCAGGACCGGGAGCGTGACCGCGACGAAGACCCCGGCCAGACCGAGGTAGGTCATCGCGTCGCCTCCCGACTCGCGAGGATGCGCTGCCACAGCCCGTGGAGGACGCCGGTGAGATAGCTGAGGAAGGTGATGAAGAACAGCTCCTCGATCGGCAGGTGCGGCGCGACGTCGATACCGGTCATCGCCGGCGACTCGCCCTTGCTGTAGAGCTCCAGCTCCAGCGCGACCAGGTCCCAGACGAGGAAGAAGGCGAAGCCGGCCGCCACGGCCAACAGGGCCACGCGGGGTCGGTCGAACAGGAAGAGCCGCCAGCGTCGGTCCACCAGACCCATGCACACCGTGGAGACGACGATGAAGCCGAGGTACAGCAGGCTCATCACACCCCCACGCCGCCAGCGGCGACCCGGGCGAGGGCGTGCGTCGTCGGGCCCGTGGAGCGGTCGCCACGCAGCCGCTTGAGCACGAGCTCGGCACTGATCAGGCACATCGGCAGGCCGATGCCGGGGATGGTGCTGGACCCGGCGTACAACAACCCGTCGACCTTGGCCGAGGCGTTGCGTCCCCGCAGGAAGGCGCTCTGGCGCAGGGTGTGGCCGGGCCCGAGCATGCCGCCGGACCAGGCGTTGAGGTCGGCGGCGAAGTCACCGGGACCGACGGTACGCCGCACGCACACCCGCGCGGCGAGGTCGGGGATCTGCGCCCAGGCCGCGATCTGGGCGATCGCGGCGTCGGCGGTGGCCTCGACCGCCGGGTCGCCCGCGCCGTCGACGCCGCCTCTCCCGAGCCCGACGTCGGCGGGCACCGGCACCAGCACGAACACGTTCTCGTGCCCGGCCGGCGCGACCGAAGGGTCGGTCGCCGACGGCTTGCAGACGTACGCCGAGGCCGGGTCCGGCACGCGACCGGGCCGTCCGAGCACGTCGGTGAAGTTCGCGTCCCAGTCGCTGGTGAAGAACAGCGAGTGGTGCTGCAGCTCCGGCAGCTCCCCCTCGACGCCGAGGTAGACCAGGACGGCGCCGGGCCCGGGGTCACGGCGGCGCCACCAGGACTCCGGGTAGGTCTGCAGCGCGGGCGGCAGCAGTTCGGTCTCCAGGTGGTGCAGGTCGGCGGCCCCGACCACGACGTCGGCCGCGATGGTCTGCTCGGCTCCGTCGCTGCCGCGGTAGGTGACACCACGGACTTGGGCGCGACGACGGCGCAGGCCGGACGAGCCGACCCGCGGTGCCGTGTCGATCGCGGTCACCCGGGCGCCGGTGTGGATCCGGACGCCGTGCGCCCGCGCGAGGTCGGCGATCGCTTCGATGAGGCGTGTGAACCCACCCTGCGGGTAGAGCACGCCGTCGGCGAGATCCATCCAGCTCATGAGGTGATACATCGCCGGTGTCCGCGAGGGTGATGACCCCAGGAACACGGCCGGATAGCCGAGCACCTGGCGCAGCCGCGGGTCTGCGAAGCGAGCTGCGACATGAGACTCCAACGAGCGCGCGAGCAACGGCAGCAGCTGCGGGCCGCTGCGGAGCACCGCGGAGTTCAGCAATGCCCGCGGGTGCTCGAAGCTGGTGTAGAGGAAGTTCGCGACCGCCGCCTGATAGGTGCGCTCGGCGGAGTCGAGGTAGTCCTCGAGCGCGACACCGGCCCCGAGCTCGACCCGGTCGAAGAGCGCGACGCTCGCCGCGCGGTCGCTGCGCACGTCGAGCGGCTCGTCGTGGTCCTCGAAGAACACGCGGTAGCCCGGGTCGAGACGCTGCAGGTCGAGTTGCTCCTTCGCGCTCGAGCCGAGCAGGCTGAAGAAGTGCTCGAAGACCTCGGGCATGAGGTACCACGACGGCCCCGTGTCGAAGCGGAAGCCGTCCTGGGACCAGCTCCCGGCGCGCCCACCGAGCTCGTCGCGCTGCTCCAGCAGGTCGACCGACCGCCCGTCCGCGGCGAGCAGGGCAGCCGTGGCGAGCCCGGCGATCCCTCCCCCCACGACAACGACCCGATCGCCGTACCGGCTCATGCGACTCCCCGTGCCAGCGCGCGAGCGATGACCTGGGCCTTGCGCGGGCCGGGCACGCGAACGCGCTCGGCGCGGATGCGGGCCGGCGACGTACGACGCAGCCGGCGCGACAGCTCCGCGAACAGGGCGTGCGCGGCGCAGACGGCGCGGCGGCTGCTCGGCGGCAGCTTCGCGAT
The nucleotide sequence above comes from Nocardioides massiliensis. Encoded proteins:
- a CDS encoding PAC2 family protein, translating into MIEIEEVDPLTAPVLIAAFEGWNDAADAASAVIDHLIDVWDAQVVAAIDPEDFYDFQMNRPVVGTDDAGMRRITWPSTQLSVARPPGASRDIVLLRGIEPSMRWRQFCAELLAGADELGVEMVVTLGALLADTPHTRPIPVTGTASEPELADRLKLDQSRYEGPTGIVGVFEDACTRLDFPAVSFWAAVPHYVAQPPCPKATLALLGQLEDLLEISIPLGTLPEDARAWERGVDELAEDDEEIADYVRALEESRDTAELPEASGEAIAREFERYLKRRDDSQTD
- the mshC gene encoding cysteine--1-D-myo-inosityl 2-amino-2-deoxy-alpha-D-glucopyranoside ligase, with the translated sequence MHAWPSIDPPDVSDLASAVADVAVRVHDTASDSLMELTPADGTARLYVCGITPYDATHLGHAATYVAFDLLNRAWRTAGHRVQYVQNVTDVDDPLLERATRDGEDWRELAQRQTDLFRTDMEALNVLAPAAYIGVVESIPLVVEMIEELRAAGSVYAVEDDLYFSVSADPTFGEVSGWTREQMAAIFAERGGDPDRPGKKDPLDCLLWRAERPDEPAWDSSLGRGRPGWHTECSAIARAHAGGPLDVQGGGSDLVFPHHEMSAAQTQVVANGERFARAYVHTGMVALDGEKMSKSLGNLEFVSRLRTAGVEPVAIRLALLSQHYRSDWEWSSDLLRAAETRLATWREAAASRPDGDAGPVCGEVLTALRADLDAPRALAALDAWAVSGSGGGDAVRRLVDAALGVRL
- a CDS encoding SCO1664 family protein, coding for MREPLATTAPLLADAELTVVGRILPASNATLLVEIDGVRAVYKPVAGERPLWDFPDGTLAGREVAAYLVSEALGWEVVPPTVLRDGPAGPGMVQLYVEPDPSAQPVDLVPEGTPAPGFRHVLSAIDGDGHPVDLVHEDCAALRRMAVFDAVINNGDRKGGHVIAVDGGHRYGVDHGVSMSVDPKLRTVLWGWAGEALLPDERAAVTALVDELGDQESPLAMALDAHVTSAEVRACRRRCQDLLRTGALPFPSGEWPAIPWPAF
- a CDS encoding DUF3090 domain-containing protein; the protein is MPVIHRFDPPERFVAGTVGEPGQRTFFLQARAGTRITTVALEKQQVAALAHRIDELLDEVMRAAGEDVVVPAVTPKDLADDLPLEQPIVEEFRAGTMTLAWDDSDDSVVVEVFPFTEESVIAPDQPEEEISEPEPAEILLVRLRPGQARAFCERAERVVAAGRAPCPFCGGPVDPEGHLCPRANGFKRSGA
- a CDS encoding MSMEG_4193 family putative phosphomutase, coding for MATVILARHGRSSANTAGVLAGRSRGVHLDDHGVRQAREAGERLVGLRPTAVVTSPLERCRETAKGLLAGLDLDVPVTREKGLTECDYGTWTNQPIRALTKEPMWRTVQAHPSAAHFPGGESLAAMSARGVEAVRRWDRVAEEEHGADAIWVAVSHGDVIKAILADALGLHLDEFQRIVVDPGSLSVVRYTPQRAFVLATNTQAGSLAHLAPPPRKRKRRATAADGDAVVGGTTGV
- a CDS encoding undecaprenyl-diphosphate phosphatase, which codes for MLDYLQAAVLGLLQGLTEFLPISSSAHLRIFPELFGWEDPGAAFTAVSQIGTEVAVLLYFRHDIWRIGNAWVRSLFRPELRGHLDSRMGWYVIIGSIPVVILGLTLEDLIDREFRSLWVVAVMLIAMGLVLGAADRWGSMRRTTDDLRLRDAVLMGLAQSAALVPGVSRSGATISMGRVLGLDRAAATRFAFLLAVPAVVGAGVYKLKDVSGSTNPYGWGPTIFATAIAFVVGYAAIAWLLRYVSTRSYTPFVVYRVVLGVAVLGLLTGGVLTA
- a CDS encoding aldo/keto reductase, translating into MQQRALGRSGLRVSRLGLGTLTWGRDTDEHEARDQLRAFVDAGGTLVDTAAGYGDGASEELLGSLVGDVVARDDLVIATKAGIGRVRGERVTDLSRGRMLRTLDASLQRLGVDHVDLWQVHTWSDDVPLEETLGALETAVTSGRAAYVGVSNYAGWQLARAATLSAGGVAPVVVHQGEYSLLNRAVEAEVVPCAQALGIGLLPWSPLGRGVLTGKYRTGTPADSRAASPHFSGFVGAYLNPSAQRVVEAVAAAADGLGWSLMEVALAWVRDRPGVTAPILGARTADQLRGSLTVEDCVLPAEIIEALDDVSSGEGS
- a CDS encoding DUF5703 family protein — protein: MSHRLDKAAKAQARRALGPGVEYEFERLVLSREHSRSFVTRLLVDRAEHGGWELVRVRIDHDGTRRVVLRRRIIRQRQQQLLLS
- a CDS encoding M20/M25/M40 family metallo-hydrolase, translating into MEQQHSGETSNQAYDPAAEVVEICRDLIRIDTTNYGDDSGPGERKAAEHVAALLDEVGIEATIVEGEPGRANVLARWGSGSGDPLLLHGHLDVVPADASDWQVHPFSGEIHDGAVWGRGAVDMKDFDAMLLSTVRARARAGAVPDRPLVLCFTADEEAGGHRGAEILVDQHREWLADCTEAVGEVGGFSATVRGRRVYLVEAAEKGMAWMRLTSRGRAGHGSMINRENAVTALSAAVARIGTHPWPVRLTPTMKVLLASIGELAGTEATPENAESLIEEFGSAARMLGAVIRNTANPTMLDAGYKVNVIPTEASAHVDGRFLPGFEDEFFATLAELCGPDVDIDFVSHQQPWESPYEGDLVDTMHRSLLAEDPDALVAPFLMSGGTDAKHFRKLGMQSYGFTPLRLPADLDFTALFHGVDERVPVDSLEFGARVFDRFLGDLGRPVS
- a CDS encoding LysR substrate-binding domain-containing protein: MPDPAVPSPTFPLGLVPGVVARRWTKVWAERVRRPALEVVPVEEHEQVAALAEGRIRMCVARLPLLAAGGLGPEGLHVVRMYDERQVVLAPRDHVLAALDDHEAVALDDVREELLTEDDLAPTLPSRDRAALVAGGQGLLVVPQSVARAHQRKDLIWRPVDEVDPTTVALVWPRADDDALCQEMVGIVKGRTARSSR